A region from the Vicia villosa cultivar HV-30 ecotype Madison, WI linkage group LG3, Vvil1.0, whole genome shotgun sequence genome encodes:
- the LOC131658991 gene encoding uncharacterized protein LOC131658991 — protein MVRPDLDMELREKKDLYERLFGPSLSEVRNGLLIDNVGFQPPEKWLTLLEMGYLIANRYNVILVMLGNPCLTFFPMTTTFSPSAPTYCIGLVNKNHFLRVNMKEGFPLPPVTLDWMKFRLQVAASCMLGFAGRLQHWHHLTPMLPSSVNFD, from the exons ATGGTTCGTCCTGACTTGGACATGGAATTAAGAGAAAAGAAGGACTTATATGAGAGATTGTTCGGTCCAAGTTTATCCGAAGTGAGAAATGGATTGTTGATAGATAATGTTGGTTTTCAACCACCGGAGAAATGGTTGACACTACTAGAGATGGGCTATTTGATAGCGAATCGGtataacgtcattcttgtgatGCTTGGTAACCCTTGCTTGACTTTTTTTCCCATGACAACAACATTTTCTCCAAGTGCTCCTACATATTGCATTGGCCTTGTCAACAAGAATCATTTTCTTCgg GTTAATATGAAAGAAGGCTTCCCACTGCCACCCGTCACGTTAGATTGGATGAAGTTTCGTCTTCAAGTGGCGGCATCTTGTATGTTAGGATTTGCTGGACGTCTTCAACATTGGCACCATCTTACGCCTATGTTACCATCAAGTGTTAATTTCGATTAA